The Immundisolibacter sp. genomic sequence AATCGGGCATGGTCTCCGCACCGCTGGCTTGCTACGCCGAACTGCATTGCGTCTCCAATTTCACCTTCCTGCGCGGTGCCTCGCATCCGCAGGAACTGGTGGCGCGCGCCGCGGCGCTTGGCTACGCCGCCCTGACCATTAGCGACGAATGTTCGTTCAGTGGTGCGGTACGAGCCCATCTGGCAGCCCGCGAGCACGGCCTCCATCTGATCATCGGCACCGAGGTGCGGCTGGTCGATGGCGTGCGACTGGTGCTGCTGGCAGCGGATCGACACGGTTACGGCGATCTTTGTTCCCTCATTACAATCGGCCGACGGGCCGCTCTCAAAGGGGTATATCGGCTCACACGCGCGCAAGTTGAGGTGCTTGGTCCCGGCGTGCTGGCCCTGCTGCTGCCGGACGAGGAACCGGCGCTGGAGCCGGCGCGCTGGCTGGCCGGGTGTTTCCCGGGCCGTGCCTGGATTGCCTGCGAGCTGCTGTGCGGGCCTGCCGATACCGGCCGACTGGCGACGCTGGAGGCGCTTGCGCGGGCCGTGCGCTTGCCGCTGGTGGCCGCTGGGGACGTGCACATGCACGCGCGTGGTCGGCGCGCTGCGCAGGACACGCTGACCGCCATTCGTCTGGGCACACCACTGGCACAGTGTGGTTACGCGCTGCACCCCAATGGCGAGCGCCACCTGCGCACGCGCGAGGCGCTGGCTGGGATCTACCCGCCCGAATTGCTGCAGGAAACCCTGCGCGTGGCGGCGCGCTGCACTTTTTCGCTGGACGAGCTGCGCTACGAGTACCCGGCTGAGGTGGTGCCAGCCGGCCTGACAGCCGACCAGCACCTGCGCGCGCTGACCGAGGCGGGGGCCGCGCGCCGCTTCGCGGACGGCGTGCCGGACCAGGTGCGCGCGCTGCTGCGGCATGAGCTGGCCCTCATCGCCGAGCTGCAATACGCGCATTACTTCCTGACCGTGCACGACATCGTGGTGTTTGCCCGCGGTCGCGGCATCCTGTGCCAGGGTCGCGGTTCGGCGGCCAACTCGGCGGTGTGCTATTGCCTTGGAATTACCGAGGTCGACCCAGCGCGCTCGCAGATGCTGTTCGAGCGTTTCGTGTCCAAAGAACGCAACGAACCGCCCGACATCGACGTCGACTTCGAGCACCAGCGCCGCGAGGAAGTGCTGCAGTACATCTACGACAAATACGGCCGCGATCGCGCCGGGCTGGCCGCTACCTTGATTACCTACCGCCCGCGCAGCGCGGTGCGCGATGTCGGCAAGGCGCTGGGTCTGGCGCCAGCGCAGGTGGATCGGCTCGCCGGCAGCATGCAGTGGTGGGATGGCCAGCTCGATCCCGAGCGCGTGCGCGAGGCCGGCCTCGACCCCACCAGCCCGGTGCTGAAGCGCCTTGCCGTGCTGGTGGGACAGCTTCTCGGCTTCCCGCGGCATTTGTCGCAGCACGTGGGTGGCATGGTCATCGCCCGGGGTCGGCTGGACCGGCTGGTGCCGATCGAGAACGCCGCCATGCCCGAGCGCACCGTCATCCAGTGGGACAAGGACGACTTGCACACGCTGGGGCTGATGAAAATGGACTGCCTGTCACTGGGCATGCTGTCGGCCATTCGCCGTGGGCTGGAACTGGTGAGCGACTGGCAGGGCCGGCCGTTGGCACTGTCTGACATCCCGCCGGAAGACCCCGCCACCTACCGCATGATCCAGGCCGCCGATACCGTGGGTGTGTTCCAGATCGAATCGCGGGCGCAGATGGCCATGCTGCCACGCCTCAAACCGGCCACCTTCTATGACCTGGTGATCGAGGTCGCCATCGTGCGGCCCGGTCCCATCCAGGGCGGCATGGTGCATCCCTATCTGAAGCGCCGGCAGGGGCTGGAGCCGGTGGACTACCCCAGCGAAGCCGTGCGCGGCGTGCTGGAGCGCACACTCGGCGTGCCGATTTTTCAGGAGCAGGTGATCCAGCTGGCCATGGTGGCGGCCGGTTTTTCCGCCGGGGAGGCCGATCAACTGCGCCGTGGCATGGCCGCCTGGCGGCGCAAGGGTGGGCTGGAAGTGTTCGAGCGAAAACTTGTCGACGGCATGCGCGCGCGTGGCTACAGCGAGGATTTTGCCCAACGTATTTACGCGCAAATCCAGGGTTTCGGCGAGTACGGCTTTCCGGAATCGCACTCGGCGAGCTTTGCCCTGCTGGCCTATGCCTCGGCCTACCTGAAGTGTCATTACCCGGCGGCCTTCACCGCCGCGCTGCTCAACAGCCAGCCGATGGGCTTCTATGCGCCGGCGCAACTGGTTCAGGACGCACGCCGCCACGGCGTTGCAGTGCTGCCGGTGGACGCCACCGCGAGCGCCTGGGACTGCACGCTCGAACGCGGTATGGCCGGCAAGGCCGTGCTGCGCCTGGGGTTGCGCCTGGTAAAGGGCCTGAAAGAAACCGCCGCCCGGCGCATTGAGACCCTGCAGCAAGCCGGCCGTCTGGTGCAGCCTCGGATGCAGGTCGCGGCATTCGCCGCTGTCAGTGGGCACGACGTTGTTGCAGCCCGCGACCGTGATCCGGCCGTCATCACGGCGCCAGCGCAGATGCGCCAGACAGGCGGCCTGCAGGCGCAGCTACCGATCACCAGCGTGCCCGAACTCGCCACCGCGGCGCAGCTGGATCGTGGCGACCTTGAGGCCCTCGCCAGCGCGGGCGCGCTGCGTGCGCTGGCCGGCAACCGCCACCAGGCGCGCTGGCAGGCGGCCGGAGTGGAAAAACCCGCGCCGCTGATCGTGCACGGGCCGGAAGGCACGCCCATGCTGCCACCGCCCACCGAAGGCCAGAATCTGGTCGCCGACTACGCCAGTGTTGGCCTCACGCTCGGTCGTCATCCGCTGGCCTTGCTGCGGGCGCGCCTGCAGCGCCAGGGCGTGCGCACCGCCACGCAATTGCGGCAGCTCGCCCACGGCAGCCACGCGCGCGTGGCCGGCATCGTGCTGGGACGGCAGCGACCTGGCACCGCCAGTGGCGTCATCTTTGTCACGCTTGAGGATGAGACCGGTCACATCAACATCGTGGTGTGGGAGCGCACCGCCCAGGCCCAGCGCCGGCCCCTGCTGGGCGCCCGCCTGCTGGAGGTCGCCGGCACGGTGGAGTGCGACGGCGACGTGGTGCACCTCATCGCCGGTCGCCTTACCGACCGCACCGCCTGGCTCGGCGCGCTGGTGACTGAGTCGCGCGATTTTCACTGAACCGCCCCGGCGGCTGTTAAATTGCCGCCGCCGCTGCTTAAGGAAGCGCTGAATAAATCCATCCTGGATTTCTCAGCGCCCGTCATCGGAAAAGCGTGGTTTTCCGATGGCTCACAAAATCAGTGGCTTACAGCCACATATTTTGGCAGCGCATCCTTGCGCTGCGGGAAACACTGAATAGTTCAGCGTTTCCTTAACGCGCTGCGTGCCCAACCACATCAGGAGTCTGTCATGAGCAAAGGCATGGACAAGAAAAAGGACGTCAAGAAAAAATCGATCAAGACCCCGAAAGAGAAAAAAGAGGCCAAAGCCGCCAAGAAAGGGCAGAAAGACCGCCAGTAGCGCCCACGCACTGCCTGGCTATCTGTAACGACTGGGTCGTGGACGGCGCGCTGCCGCGGTTTCGTGATCGTGGCTGCACCGGTATTTTTGAGCACGACAAAATCGACTCGCGCCCATACAGACCAAAATCAGGCCTTATCTGTCGAGCAAGAAACTGCGGGTCGATGCCTTGACCGGGTAACGGAATGACAGCAACACAGCTCATGACCGAAGCCGACACCTGCCGCGAGCTGGTCAGCCCCAAGCTGCTCGACGTTGGCTGGGGTAGTGCGCCGCACGTCATTGGCGAGCAGCGCACCTCCACCAACGGCCGCATCATCGTTACCGGTGGCCGAGTGCGTCGTGGCAGGCAGCGCCGTAGCCCGTATGCAGCGCAGCGGAATACGGGTAGTCCGGCCGCAACCCGAATTCCGCGATCTCCCTTCGCTCACGTCAGCCCACTACTCCACCAACTGCGCGAACACGTCCCCGATGTCGCCCAGGTGTTCCAGGACCAGCACTTCCAGGCCGGGGATGGGTTTGCGCGGGGCGTACTTCGCCTGACTGCGTTGCTCGGCATGAAGCTACTGCGTACACTTGGCGCCGGCCTAAGCTACTTAGCTAACCGGAGTCGCTCATGACCGTGACCGTCAACATCCACCAGGCAAAAACTCAGCTATCGAAGCTGCTGGCCCAGGCGCAGGCCGGGGAAGAAGTGATCATCGCCAAGTCCGGCAAGCCGTGGGCAAAGCTGGTGCCGATCCGCAGCGACACCGCCCGTCGCCCCGGCATCGCCACCGGTGCCGTGACGGACGCGTTTTTCGAGCCCTTGCCGGAAGAAGAACTGGACGCCTGGTCCTGAACGGTGATTCTCGACACCCACATGTTTCTGTGGTGGCTGTTTGACGATGTGCGCTTGTCCGTTGGCCTGCGTACGCTGCTGGCCGACCCGACGCAGGCGGTGTTCGTCAGTAGCGCTTCGGTGTGGGAAATCGCCACCAAACACCGGCTCGGCAAGCTGCCGCAGGCCGGCGAGGTGGCTGGCGATGTTCCAGCCTGGATTACCCGGGCCGGGTTTGCGCCCCTGCCGATCAGCCCGCAGCACGCCCAGCTTGCCGGTAGCTGGCAGCATGCGCATCGAGACCCGTTCGACCGCATGCTGGTGGCGCAGGCCAGGATCGAGGCGCTGCCGCTCGCTACTGACGACGCCGTGCTGGCGTCCTTCGGCGTCGACATCGTAGGTTGATGCTCGCTGCGTCCCCGCATGGGTTTAGCGCACCTCGATTAGGGTCGTACCGCGTGCCGCCCAAGCCCGACTGGGACTCGCCGCTTATCCCGCTCTTACACCCCGGTATGCGGCGTCGGCTGCCGGCGCGGCCGGCGGCGGCCGACCAGGCTCTGTACCACCACATAGAACATCGGGATGAAGAACGTGGACAGGAACAGCGCCGACGCCATGCCACCGATCACGCCGGTGCCGATGGCGATGCGTGCCGCCGCGCCAGCGCCGGTGGCGATGGCCAGCGGCGCAACGCCGAGCATGAAGGCCATGGAGGTCATCATGATCGGCCGCAGCCGGATACGCGCCGCTTCCAGCACCGCATCGGTCAGGCTTTTGCCTTGTTTGGTGTGTAGCGTATGGGCGAACTCGACGATCAGGATCGCGTTCTTGGCCGTCAGGCCCATGGTGGTGAGCAGGCCGACCTGAAAGAAAACGTCGTTGTTGAGTCCACGCGCCAGTGCCGCAAGCACCGCCCCGAGCAGGCCAAGCGGCACCACCAGCATCACCGCGAACGGCACCGTCCAGCTCTCATACAAGGCTGCCAGGGCCAGGAACACCACGATCGCGGAGATGGCGTACAAGGCGGGCGCCTGCGAGCCTGCCTGCTTTTGCTGGAAGGACATGCCGGACCATTCGTAGCCTATGCCCGGTGGTAGCCGGGCGGCCAGGTGTTCCATTTCCGTCATGGCTTCGCCCGAGCTGTAGCCCGGTGCGGCCTGGCCGATAAGGTTGGCGGCCGGGACGCCGTTGAAGCGCTCCAGACGCGGCGAGCCGCGCGTCCACTCGGTACTGGAAAAGGCACCGAACGGCACCATGTCGCCGCTGGCATTGCGCAGGTACCAGCGCTCCAGATCCTCCGGCAGCATACGAAACGGCGCATCGCCCTGCACGAAGACTTTCTTGGTGCGTCCGTTCTCGATGAAGTCGTTGACGTAGGTTGAGCCCCAGGCGGTGCCCAGTGTCTGGTTGATATCGGCCAGTGACAGGCCCAGCGCACGGGCTTTTTCCTGGTCTATGTGCAGGCGGTACTGGGGCGCATCCTCCAGGCCGTTGGGCCGCACGTTGGCGAGTACCGGGCTTTGCGCTGCCATGCCGAGCATCTGGTTGCGCGCTGCCACCAATGCATCGTGCCCGAGTCCGGCGCGGTCCTGCAGTTGCATGTCGAAGCCGGCCGAGCGCCCCAGTGCCCGTACCGATGGCGGTGCAAACGCAAATGCCATGCCGTCCTTGACCGTACGCGCGAAATGCATGCTGGCGCGCAGGCCCAGCGCCTGGGCACTGTCTTGCGGAGACTGGCGTTCGGACCAGTCCTTGAGGTTGACGAACACCAGGCCGACGTTCTGCCCCCGACCACCGAAGCTGAAGCCGAACACGTTCATGGCGCCGAACACGATCTTCTTTTCGGT encodes the following:
- a CDS encoding error-prone DNA polymerase gives rise to the protein MVSAPLACYAELHCVSNFTFLRGASHPQELVARAAALGYAALTISDECSFSGAVRAHLAAREHGLHLIIGTEVRLVDGVRLVLLAADRHGYGDLCSLITIGRRAALKGVYRLTRAQVEVLGPGVLALLLPDEEPALEPARWLAGCFPGRAWIACELLCGPADTGRLATLEALARAVRLPLVAAGDVHMHARGRRAAQDTLTAIRLGTPLAQCGYALHPNGERHLRTREALAGIYPPELLQETLRVAARCTFSLDELRYEYPAEVVPAGLTADQHLRALTEAGAARRFADGVPDQVRALLRHELALIAELQYAHYFLTVHDIVVFARGRGILCQGRGSAANSAVCYCLGITEVDPARSQMLFERFVSKERNEPPDIDVDFEHQRREEVLQYIYDKYGRDRAGLAATLITYRPRSAVRDVGKALGLAPAQVDRLAGSMQWWDGQLDPERVREAGLDPTSPVLKRLAVLVGQLLGFPRHLSQHVGGMVIARGRLDRLVPIENAAMPERTVIQWDKDDLHTLGLMKMDCLSLGMLSAIRRGLELVSDWQGRPLALSDIPPEDPATYRMIQAADTVGVFQIESRAQMAMLPRLKPATFYDLVIEVAIVRPGPIQGGMVHPYLKRRQGLEPVDYPSEAVRGVLERTLGVPIFQEQVIQLAMVAAGFSAGEADQLRRGMAAWRRKGGLEVFERKLVDGMRARGYSEDFAQRIYAQIQGFGEYGFPESHSASFALLAYASAYLKCHYPAAFTAALLNSQPMGFYAPAQLVQDARRHGVAVLPVDATASAWDCTLERGMAGKAVLRLGLRLVKGLKETAARRIETLQQAGRLVQPRMQVAAFAAVSGHDVVAARDRDPAVITAPAQMRQTGGLQAQLPITSVPELATAAQLDRGDLEALASAGALRALAGNRHQARWQAAGVEKPAPLIVHGPEGTPMLPPPTEGQNLVADYASVGLTLGRHPLALLRARLQRQGVRTATQLRQLAHGSHARVAGIVLGRQRPGTASGVIFVTLEDETGHINIVVWERTAQAQRRPLLGARLLEVAGTVECDGDVVHLIAGRLTDRTAWLGALVTESRDFH
- a CDS encoding type II toxin-antitoxin system VapC family toxin is translated as MILDTHMFLWWLFDDVRLSVGLRTLLADPTQAVFVSSASVWEIATKHRLGKLPQAGEVAGDVPAWITRAGFAPLPISPQHAQLAGSWQHAHRDPFDRMLVAQARIEALPLATDDAVLASFGVDIVG
- a CDS encoding type II toxin-antitoxin system Phd/YefM family antitoxin, with product MTVTVNIHQAKTQLSKLLAQAQAGEEVIIAKSGKPWAKLVPIRSDTARRPGIATGAVTDAFFEPLPEEELDAWS